CAGTCTCTGCTACGACTATGGCTTCAGTTGTCCTTCGCTCTTCTCTGAGTAGCTGCAGTAATACGTAGCCGTGTCGTTTTCCTGAGTGGTGAGGATGCGCAGGCGGGGATGAGCTCTGGACACTCTTCTGGCTAACACCACGTATCTGTGAGGGTTTAGTCCCTCAGCATAGCGCACTGTCCAGGGTGTGGTGATGCTGTAGCTCAGCAGCATGTTGGGACCTTCTCCTGGGTTCTGCTTGTACCAGCTCACAATGCCGATGCTCATGCTGGTCTTCAGAGGGCAGCTCAGAGTGACGTTTTTACCCGGTTTCACTGAGAGGTTAATGGATGTTTGCCATAGGAAGCCTGGAAGAACAACACAGTACAGTAATGTAACCCCTGTTTATCAGTGGATGAAGAGTATAGAACTGAACTTCTATATACAGTAACaacaaagcactgttgtaagtcgctctggataagggcataaATAAATGGCTAAAtacacaatgtaaatatacagctctgaggaatcaagaggaagatggatgatcacaagccatcaaaccaagctgaactgcttgaatttttgcatcaggagtaaaggcataaagtaatctaaaagcagtgtgtaagactggtggaggagaacatgccaagatgcatgaaaactgtgattacaaaccagggttattccaccaaatattgatttctgaactcttaaaactttatgaatataaacttgttttctttgcattatttgtggtctgtaagctctgcatcttttttgttatatcagcaatttctcattttctgcaaataaatgctctaaatgacaatatttttatttggaatttgagagaaatgctgtccgtagtttatagaataaaacaacattgttacaTGTGTTACTATAGTGTTATTCTATTATGTAATTATCATGTTAGTACTATGTGATTACTTTGGTTTTTAGTACAATGGTATTACTAATGGGTTATTAGAATGTTATTACAGTGCTACTACTATTTTACCAATCATTCAGAAGGGCCTTCATAATTGGGGaacagtttatttcagtcagtagaTAGAATataaatggattaaaaataaatatatgaaactGAAAATATCAGTGCTCACAatccaaaaagtaaaaacacaaaaaatatataatttaacagAACAAATTGGAACATTTAATATAAACTGCATAGAGGAAAAGTcagaaatacagacagacagacagacagacagacagacagacagacagacagacagacagatagacagacagacagatagatagatagatagatagatagatagatagatagatagatagatagatagatagatagaagctgaggtgcatagtgcacagaggtcaTCAACtttcactacagacctccaaacttcatatgatCTTCAGATTAACTCAAGAACAGTGGGTTTCTATGGCTAAGCAGCACCATCCAAACCGTACATTACCAATTGAAAAGCAGGCAAGTGAATACTTTGGGTTGGAATTGTCCCTCACTGAGTAATACAAAATCTGGTGTGATATGATATGTTTATAGTTCCttgctattaatgaaaaataagTGTATGCAGAATAAAAATTGTGGCATAGATGCATCTActatctggccactttataatgtaaaaaaatatatatatttagatcaGTAGCTGATATAAGCACTGCAGTATTTTCAGTATGACATGGTAATGatctaaatatgaaataaataacagaaaaataataagGATGAGAACAGATACTCACAGTGGAGTGTGAGAGTCAGGAGGAGAAGCGGTGCGGTTCTGGAACTCATTTCAGCAGTAGAGAGTTCAGCTGTGCGAGTGTTAAAGCAGTAACTGTGGTCGGACCCTGTGCGTGATGTCACTGACGGTCTCTCAGATTAATGATAGGCAGTTTTAACAGTGCGTGAGGAAAACACTGAGCAGAGAGAGGAAGTGAAACCGGCACAGTGAGGCCTGCTGTATCAGCTCTGAGCTGGAGATAACATGCTATCTCTTTAATGTGCTGAAGATAGGACTCATGCTTTGTTTAATATGTTTTGCAAATATTATTTTACCTttaaggaccattaaggattagtttttttgtagtaactcataacttGATCAGGgtatatcatcagatattaagaaaacatgctcaGTTTAAGCATTGGAagctcttctcagcagagcttcagccagtattttttttacttaaactgAGCGGAAAGTCATGGTAATTTGTCTGGGATTCAGCCTCCgaatctgcccactgccattccccaaaaaagtcccatttccacactcaggtttgccaggtatagacaacaacATGGTTGTAGCCATGGAAATGGGTTGAACAggtgaacaggtaatcactgagctttagtCAGGTTTACTAGCCATAGCTGGGTAACTTACTAACACTACCACTAGCATAGTAGAACATATATATTcattgtgtgtcaatctggcaacctgtgtgagcttcAGATCAGTAAAGAAGcaggtggggcagaaaactctattcAAAGTTTGGAAATCTGTAGCCATTTCAAACACTTGCTCACAATTAATACTGATTGTTCCATTACAACTACTATTACTGATGATACTGATGTCCACTTGCTCAAACCCAACTAGAAACTAAAAGTACTACCATTACTTACTATTAACaactattatcattttattaccaGAGATGTCAAGTAACAAGAACAAATAATTTGTTATCTTGCTTAAGTAGACATTTTTGGGTATCTATACTTTAATGGAGTAATAATTTCTACTCCTTATTATATACTTGATTATTGTCATGATCAGGTAGTACTGAGACATGCGCAAATgcaaattaaaatatactttatcaGATATATTATTAGAAACACCGGTAAACAGCAGAAATAGTGAAAAAACGCACCAGAAACAAAATACAGTCTAGAGGTTATACACAGCAAGGCAATGTAGGTATCGGCGGGCCAGCAAAAATTAGGGTGGGTAAAcacaaagcaaggtcaaaaacGAGAAGGCTAACACAGCCAATAGGATAAAactttgtatgaggataaatcTGTCAATATTCGGAAAGGAGTGAGTAAATTGGTGGAGCATATATAGGGTGATGAAAAGGTgcaatcaatattcaggtgattgacttcctaGAGATGCCGTGTGCAGTGTAAtgtaatttcagcttgttttcattctggctcgTCACCATCATTCAAAAAATATAAACCCTGTCAAGATAAATCCACATAGACTataaactactactacaactactaataCCACAACTATTGCTACtacaattattattaatgctaatactaatattattacCACTCCTACCACCACCACTATTACTGCTTCTACTATTACCTCTTGAGTAATTTACAGCTGATTGTGAAAATAAAGTGAGGTATGAGAGGTATTCGCTGCTCAGTAATATAAGAACACACCCTTTATAATGAAGCTGTTTTCAGACTGAGAGCTGAGAGTTTTGAAAGATGAGTTTATTGGGTTTTGGTGAAACACATTTAGAGTTATGATGCACTCGACAGGTTTTAAAACCTGGCAGTGAGTGTGTGAGCTGACTTTGTATAAAACTCTAAGTGCATTCTAGCTGTAAGCATTCTTTTATGAGAAAGATTAATATTTCTGAAATTGCTTTGGAAAAACTCTGATAATGTCCTTGATAAATTAGACacactaaaactaaacaaaagccTGGTGAAACCTGTTTATGGTTTATCTGCTGCAGACGATGCTTGTCTTAAATATTAAGGGCACTATATTAGCAATctaagcttgatttagggcatgtcagtgcagtctttgctattataacgatgggaaaagtatgcctttgcatggctcgaaatgtgcaaaaggcatgttattTATCTATACACTATTGGCAgggtgttagatagcaatgaCCATCACAGTGTGCCTTGTGCAGGCTGTAAGATAGGGCTgctatgagctgctggtgtaccttcacatcAGTTTTCTCTTCTGAGATGTGCAAAagctctgcgctgttaagatatgaacgcgccaaagtcagagcgcatctggctcttaaagggaatgacaactggctcaCTGATTGGTCTATTTCATATTATGCCCAAAatacacctatgattaattaagagaattagtacacgccttttgagCTTTTCGAGATGCACAAAGGTCGTATTTTTGGAGaccttatgataccaaagacacaccaacatgcccttAATTCAGCTGCACTTTATATTGCTAAAATAGGCCTCTATATaaaaagcagaggtggaaagtaatgaattacatttactcacattactgtaattgagtagattttatgagtaatttgtaatttttaaagtagtctttaaaataggtaattttacttttactcaaatacattttgacacaagtaatttactttgctacattggaaaactccccgatACTGAGTAAAACATTAAatgctggtgtaaaaaaaaaattgatgccttttaacagtaaagagaaaaaatggatcatagaaacctatgccacaatgttttatggggtgctctgaacaaatactgcctgaaaggtccaaattattatgtggaataatagttcatttaaaatgatttaatttataatttgttgtaattttttatatcacataattaaaagtaactttgtaacttttactcaaagtacatttttaattgagtacttttttacttttactccagtagatttttagatgggtacttttacttttacttgagtagaattttagcaaagtaaaggtacttttacttaattacaaattttcagtactttttccacctctgataaagAGTCATACTGACTGACCAAATTACGATTAAATATACTTTACACAAATTAATAGATTTAAATTAACAAATCAAAAAAGTAAGTGTTCAgcataaatatatactttttattacattttattttattatgtgcgTCTTTGTCCGCTGTTTTCTGCTCTTTTGTTTTCATAGCCAGTCCAGCCCTGTGTGCATGTTAGTCCCACCCTGTGGAAACACTGACCCTCCCCtaaattaatgttttgttttgccCTCCCCAAGAGACACAGTGACTGCCTACACAGCATTGTGCATGCACCTGACCACGTTCAAAACATTATAACAGCTTTAGTGTACCCATATATTAGTTAACactgtataaacagtatttttaataaactactaCTTTTAAAATTCTCAGTGACTTGTTTTAACTGTCagagctctcagaattctaccaaaatgtgtggagctactttgggctactttgttaatggtgtaaaaatggagatttctgtgtatgggcaactctatgcccctatcactattactattgtGAGCCTGTTGGAAGCATAGGCTAAAAATGTTAGGgctgaacagaggtgggctattcaatgtAATTTCAtactatttatcatgttttactactacgactcaagtccatttcacaacaGAATTCTCCTTTAACCCATTCAAGTCTATATTGTAGGACCACTGTCCATCTACACTTATAACTACATTACTGTCATAGTTTAGTGgcagcacggtggcttagtggttagcacgttcgcctcccagcagtggggtcttgggttcaagtccctatctgggtggagtttccatgttctccctgtgtctgcgtgggtttcctccggggactccggtttcctcccaccatccaaaaacatggagatcaggtaaattggatactaaTGGTAATttctgtagtgcccgatgcagtcctccaggtggacggtcgtttccggttgagagtacgctgtgcgctattggctgccgcttctcactggtgtgtggatgagtgttaatgtgtaatgtgtgtaaaacgtgttaattgtaaaagcatccttgggtttctagaaaggcgctatataagttgaactttatTCATTCATAGTTCATATAAATTTTATAGGCCCTAAAATATAGATACAATATATGCAAGATATGCTGAACCAAGAAGTTAATAAATAAGGCAAAATAGTTTCTGCATTAAGAATAATACCTGAGTAATAATCCTAGGCTTCACTGGCTTAAGAAAGTAGGTTTCTGTGCTGCTTCATAATCAATCCCATACAGCTGATTCAGTTCTGAAATTCCTAACTGTGGCCAAAATCGCATCAATGTGTTGCAAGACGCTGCCTGCCTCAAAATTCTTAAACTTTAGACCTGGTTCTCTCTGTTTCAGGGTGTAGAGAATCCCAAAACACTGAGCCATCAGGATCCAGTGACTCATACAGTCCAGAAGCTTCTGCATTCCAGCACTTtcacaaaacagaacagaacagaaatatGACTCATTTCAACCAAGAGAGGGTGCTCTATTTCCAGTCTCGGCTTTTAACTAAGAACACATTCTTTCCAATAACGCTAGTttatgcatacagctctggaaaaaaataagagaccactcaaaaatgatgagtatctttgattttaccaaactgaaaacctctggaataaaatcaagaggaagatgaatgatcacaagccgtcaaaccaaactgaactgcttgaatttttgcaccaggagtaaaggcataaagttatccaaaagcagtgtgtaagaccggtggaggagaacatgccaaggtgcatgaaaactgtaattaaacatttaaaacactgtgaacccgtacgttgtttgaactcaaatgatttaagtctgttttacatagaattggatatttctaaacaatactcaactattttgagttagttgaacatttgtgagcacacatacattcaaacagaggccTTTGAGtggaaccaacttataataactgagtttagtctgttgccttttggcagcttcttttccactggcttctgtcacaatctatttgcatactgggtgtgtccaacagtttctgactaacactcaccatcagtgtgtagtgatttcccctgagctaaataaatcaacttcctcaatagttgtaataacttgatgttttaattcatgcCAATTTAGATTTTCATTCCCATTACTTACAAAATGTAAGCAAACtgactgccttaaaaaagtaaactaaacttatcaggtcttacaatataacaaaaaacaaaaaagtttaaatcaacttcccctttaagtattattaattgatgggctaacttaagttttcattacccataacttaacatttttaaggcaaccgatttcctcaaattttttaagaaaattcaacttatccgtgCTTACAGTGCAGTTGttatgaaagcaaagacacactaaaacatcaaaccaagctgaactgcttgaattgttgcaccaggagtggcataaagttatccaaaagcagtgtgtaagactggtggaggagaacatgccaagatgcatgaaaactgttattaaaaaccaggcttattccatcaaatattgatttctgaactcttaaaactttatgaatatgaacttgttttctttgcattatttgaggtctgaaagctctgtatcttttttgttatttcagccatttctcattttctgcaaataaatgctctaaataaaacatttttatttggaatttgggattaatgttgtctgtagtttatataataaaacaacaatgattattttactcaaacatatacctataaatagcaaaatcagagacactgatttagaaactgaagtggccttaatttatctgacactcttatccaaaGCGATGtataaggttattcctattacagcagtgggccaatgtagtgttatgGGGTCTTGCCCAGAGacacttattggtgtagcgcagcatagtCACTCAGGACTGGAAtcgaaccctagtctcccacatgatgtggtagctccaCTGCGCACACCAACCACTTATATTTAGTGAGTTTACATCAGttagtgttagttagttagttaatacTACACTTATTGGTGCAGAACAGTGCCCAAACCCTCTGATTCTGAATAAAGCTGAACTATTATCTTGTTTGTACTGAAGATCAGTGAAGATTCCCTCTTCGCCAGGTCAAAAGGTGCTGAATCCGTATACAGGAACAGGGCAAGAcaaacagaggaagagagaagcaTAATAATAAACAGTGGCTTCCACACAGTAAAAACTAACACAGGTTAGCGTTAAAAGATAAAGATTCTCTTAACTCACAGCATTAACTCTTCAGTTCAGCATCTCAGTTTGTTTAAGAGTACGTTTTTAGCTGAGTCGACTCAAACTAAGTAAGTACGTTAGGAAATGAGGGCGGGGTGTACAAGTGTAAAAGCCAGAACATGCACTCCTCTAAATCATCTGAACACAACAGCTGAGCTTACAAATATAAGACTCATCTATAAGATAATTTTATCTTATCTAACTCTAATTAACTCAGCGTCAGTGGACAGCACAACTCACTTGTCTGTCCGAGCCTGAGTAGGTCTGAGATTGGGAGAACTGAGAACTTTCTTTGGGCAATGTCGGGTTGAGCTCAAGGAAAtggttattttttatataaatcatgTTATGGCGtgttaatcacaatatagcaaagtgaCAAATTATACTGTGATCGTagaaaaggtaccactttaaaataagactacctttataaagagtttataaatggtttacaattggtttattaatggttactaatgagGTTGtatatgccttaaaaatcatcaataatcagttataacacatacgtagaaagggcaacaataaccTGTTGTTAAAATAGTGAACTCagagccatctatattgtttccctttatacgaatgtgttataactgattattaatgatttttaaggcatttacaacctaattagtaaccatcaataaactacttgtaaaccatttataaaggtagttttattttaaagtggtaccaataatacttttcttaaagatctcatttcatcgttttttcattcattttaaaatgtctagtggtctctagtatgaatgaatgccaaaTATATtgactctgattggctgacagcactgcagcagacaccgcctacctgccttcccccacaatcaattttacagctctaaaactcaaagaacaaaagttttttagagatacagcctaAGTAGTAAAGTCATAACACTGAGTGCTAGttaaaattaacccttaaacttcgcttaacgCCAGACTTTCAGTGTAACTCGTCCGCGACGTCGAGCAAAAGTAACATTATCAATGTAACCTTCACCCACCCCATCCCCATGAGCGGCGCTGCTCTCCCCACAGCATTGATAATGTTTCTGTCAGCTAAACTAACACTActtaactcttacctcagacGTGGTGATTTGGGGCTTGGGCAGTTTTACCGCATCAAAGCCCCAGAGTCTggtttatatcataaaatccgacacAAAAGGCGTCCgttttgactggtgttctgttgagttgtgctgccttgtcaaaccgtgcttccctagtgtatagtAAAGGTTTcattaaaatgcagaatcaaccggagatccgatttaaacctatagttacttacacaagatggTGTAATCAGAGCTGTTAGCTCTTTATTAGTTAAAAGTGATGGCTCTGCTGAAGCCAGGCTTCAGCGCTGTCCGTAGGCGAGGCCATAAATTCACATTGTttttctgatcgactcgtttttcgaaatattttcttttcttagctacagCAGACAATAAAAGTTTCAGAACAGTTCCATGTGCAGCATGcaaatacaactcagagagacctatagtatttcataaacaacaagaaagtGGATTCTAGTGGAAGGAGacttttaaataataggtctgtgcttcttcCGTGTTACAATGTTtatcattaacatcattctgagtTAAAAGGGTCAGTTTTAGGTCAGAACATTTTTACACAACTGCATGAGTACAAATTATTACAACCACTTCACCAAGGTCAAATCCAAGAACGGTAAGCTGCTGGAACAGCAGTGTCACTGTCTCCAGTTAAGCTTTTATGATTTACTCTGCCGTGGACTGAGAGGCTCAATAGATTGTTTCCTTAAACTTGTAACTTACTAAATTGTCTTTGGCatttaagtttaagaactgtCATAGGCAAGCTTTACAAATGAACAGCAGCAGAATGTTAAAAAAACCTTCATCAACGCTCAATAGAAAAAAATCAGATATTCAAAGAAAAGCTGGTTCTATTTTGTAAGTGTTAATAGATTccttttaaagtagcacctcttgcttaggaGAAAGCTTTGCCCATCTTGGCATTTTTGACCTATCTCAGTCAACTTGGCACATctaggtagagtcacttggaacggctttcagttaacagctgtgctgaacttttcaacaattaattacttgattttcttgtctcttaatgtgtttgtgatcatcagttgtaaagttgtgaagcggtagagttggtatactgtgaaaagctctatttgagtcatgtaaagtaaaggaaaaaataaataaataaatgaagtcaATCCgtcaattttcaagttttcaagTAAAGTCGAAAAGattatcaaaaatattatgatgaaactggctctcatcgggatcgccccaggaaaggaagagcaagagttaccgcTATTATACAAGATAAAGTCCCTCTGAGGGGCTGTGGTGGGGAATGCAGGTTCGGGCCCCCCTTACAGCATGGCAAGGAAAAGGAGAGGCAGGGCTGGGCTGAGCTGAGCCGAGCCAGGCATGgtgaacactgtgtgtgtgtgtgtgtgtgtgtgtgtgtgtgtgtcctcttaAGACCTGGCAAGTGGTCAGGAAACACTGAGTCGCTCCTGCGCGTGAGGCTGCTTGTGAAAGTGCCCTAAACAAGACATAgttgaagcagaagcaaacagggaactgctctctctctctctctctctctctctttctctctttccttccctcCAGCAGTTCTTAAGGCCTCTCATCCTCCACAGCAGAGCTGGGAGGCCTGCCAGagttcacatacatacacacacacacacacacacacacacacacactcccccacagAGTAACGTACTACTTCATTTCGAAGAAAGAGAGCTTTTAACTTTCGCTTTCCTGCGAaacgtttctttctttctttctgctgctgctccttactAATCTGTATCAGCTTTCAGTTTCAGGAGTGAACAGGTTTCCCCGGGACACATCCCATCTCTGACAGCAGCCACACCCCTTTCCTGCCCAGCGGTGGGCAGAGGTTTAGGAGGAAGTCCAGCCTTTAAAAGCCGCCCTTTTCACTTTCTGGGAGCAGTCAGCCGCCGCCCTCACAgctacactcactcacactcagatATACTCAGATATTCACACACCGACCCACCTAacaacacacccacccaccctacACACACTGGGACACCTTCTCTTCTTCAGCCTTCTTCAACTAGCTGCACACTGAAGATGACCAGCTCCAAGTCTTCCCAGACCACCCGCAACATAGTCATCACCTGCCTGGCCCTGTGGTCGGTCATCTCCCTCATCATCATCGTGGTGTGGGCCACCTCGCCGGACCTGAAGGGGGCCAGCCAGTGCCGAGCCGAGCTGCAGGCCCTGCAGAAAACCTTTGACGAGGAAAAGGCAGTGTGGGGTAAAGACCGGGAGGCGCTGGAGAACATGGTGCGGGAGGGCTGGCACAACCAGAGCGTCCTGCAGGAAAATGTTAACCTGCTGATGGAGCAGTTGAAGGAACTCAACCTGACACTGGAGACGTGCTTTCAGAACAATGTAAGTGCTTGTGGCTCCATTCTGCTAAATGTTCTAAACGGGTTAagtgaaagaatgaatgaattcagcttgaatactaaaaataaaaatattatttttataattatttgcaTTACTATAGTGTAGAAAGTAAGATTAAGTAAGATATGAAGTGTGAAGTGTCTATGTTTTAATAATTCTAGCTTTGTGGGTCTTGCAATTGCAGCTTTGTGTAGGTTGTTTTATCTTATATCTTCTTAGAAGTTGTGTTCAATTCAATCAATtacatgtaaataatgtaaatgacCTAAAAAGTCAAATCAAAAAGTGATTTGACGTGAGTTGAAAACAAAAACCTAGTCAATCTGATTTCCTGATAAACACAGATCGAGAGAGTTTGTTTTAACCGAGGGGTGTGATGTCAGCAATGCAAATTAAATGCAGTTTTATTGTCTACAGAAATGTCTAGTAGCTCATACATATAAGTGcactctgtgtgttttaatacaatatatcaGTAGTGTATCCACAACTGCTGGTGCAATAGAGTTCTATGGTGTAGTTTTTAAAGTACTCTTTTCTTGAGCAATTCTAGTTTGGGTTCCTCTACACACAAGCATGTCACACCAAATCACTTTGAGTGACTTCACTGTTGACATCTGAACCCCATAGTACACAAACCCGCACTTTGGTTCTTactattaaaagtacattaaaacacaattaacattaat
The DNA window shown above is from Astyanax mexicanus isolate ESR-SI-001 chromosome 16, AstMex3_surface, whole genome shotgun sequence and carries:
- the sid1 gene encoding secreted immunoglobulin domain 1, with translation MSSRTAPLLLLTLTLHCFLWQTSINLSVKPGKNVTLSCPLKTSMSIGIVSWYKQNPGEGPNMLLSYSITTPWTVRYAEGLNPHRYVVLARRVSRAHPRLRILTTQENDTATYYCSYSEKSEGQLKP